The genomic segment TACGCCAGATCAGCCAGCCCATGCAGGACATGATGCATCGGACGTCTCTGCTTCGCGCGGAGTATGAAAAGCTCTGGCAGGGGGAAAACCGGCCCTATTATCTGAATAACATCTTGAACCGGTACGACGCTGAATACGATCGCTGGCGGGACCTGGCGGACCGCATGCGCGAGATCGGAATGGCCTTCCGCACCACGCACAAGCTTCCGCCGCTGGTCCAGTCCGACAGTTCCTCAAATTAAGGCGCTTCTGGCTACTTAGTGGGTGAAGGTGCCAATTCCAGACCTCCGCAGTGGAAGTAAATCGCATTAATGAAGTTCTGTTTATTGCGGAATCCTCGCGCTGTGTATTTTACCCACTGGATTTTGGCGTTGATGGATTCGCTGGCAGCATTCGTGATCTGATGCCGCAAGTAGGTAATGATGTTCTCGAAGCGGCGCTTCAACATGGCGGCCACGTCCTTCATGGGCTGCAGTCGGCTACGCACCGCCCACTGATACCACCACTGAAAATGTTTGCGAGCCCGCTTCTCATACACGTAGTTGTACAGCGCCATGGCGGTTTCCTTCAGCGCCCAAGCCCGCGCCGTCTTCAAATCGCTTTGCTTCAACTTCGCAAATTCTCGCCGCTGCTCCTGATCCATCCTCGCAGGATCTCGCAGCCAGTCGTATTTGGTTCCCTTCAACCGCTCATCCCCCCTCCGCGTTTAGGTCCTTGTGTTTGCGGCGCCGCACTCGATCCACCGCTTCTCCCAGATGCTTGGCGATGTGAAATTTATCGAACACAATCTTCTTTTCGCCGTCTTCTACATGATCGAGCACGGAGCTGATATACGAGTCCCACATGTCCATGGCCACGGCTTGAATGCTGGCTCGCGGCTCAGCCGTAATCGTCGACCAAAATCCGTCCAAACTCTTCTGCTCTCGATCCTCGGCCACATACAGCACGCGATTGTGCTCCAGGTCATTGACCCGTGTCAGGTACTTGCGTCCTTTGCGGAAAGCCTTTTCATCCACTCCCAACTGCGGCATCTCTTCTGCCTGCCGCCGTGCTAAACCGCGCTTGACGGCCCGCTCCATAATGCCGTGAATCTCGTCCCAGGCCAGCCGCAATTGTTCCCCCACCGCCTTCCGGCTCGCGTGTTTCAGCCATGCAATCGCCAGTCCCTCAAACAGCGCGGTGAAATGGCTGCCCGCCTCCGCCCACGGCAGCTGCACCACCCGTATCCCATGCTCGGGACATTGGCTGCGCGGCGGCGCGGCATG from the Terriglobia bacterium genome contains:
- a CDS encoding transposase — translated: MKGTKYDWLRDPARMDQEQRREFAKLKQSDLKTARAWALKETAMALYNYVYEKRARKHFQWWYQWAVRSRLQPMKDVAAMLKRRFENIITYLRHQITNAASESINAKIQWVKYTARGFRNKQNFINAIYFHCGGLELAPSPTK
- a CDS encoding ISL3 family transposase; amino-acid sequence: MELQLKQGEVHVYLTHQANLEWACAECGRPSPLYDHQAERQWRHLDTCQYQTILHAAPPRSQCPEHGIRVVQLPWAEAGSHFTALFEGLAIAWLKHASRKAVGEQLRLAWDEIHGIMERAVKRGLARRQAEEMPQLGVDEKAFRKGRKYLTRVNDLEHNRVLYVAEDREQKSLDGFWSTITAEPRASIQAVAMDMWDSYISSVLDHVEDGEKKIVFDKFHIAKHLGEAVDRVRRRKHKDLNAEGG